A DNA window from Chiroxiphia lanceolata isolate bChiLan1 chromosome 6, bChiLan1.pri, whole genome shotgun sequence contains the following coding sequences:
- the GJD2 gene encoding gap junction delta-2 protein: MGEWTILERLLEAAVQQHSTMIGRILLTVVVIFRILIVAIVGETVYDDEQTMFVCNTLQPGCNQACYDQAFPISHIRYWVFQIIMVCTPSLCFITYSVHQSAKQRERRYSTVFLTLERDQDSMKREDSKKIKNTIVNGVLQNTENSTKEAEPDCLEVKEIPNPAIRTTKSKMRRQEGISRFYIIQVVFRNALEIGFLVGQYFLYGFNVPSMYECDRYPCIKEVECYVSRPTEKTVFLVFMFAVSGICVVLNLAELNHLGWRKIKMAVRGVQAKRKSIYEIRNKDLPRMSMPNFGRTQSSDSAYV, from the coding sequence GATCCTGCTGACCGTGGTGGTGATCTTCAGAATTCTCATTGTGGCCATTGTAGGGGAGACGGTGTACGATGACGAGCAAACGATGTTTGTCTGTAACAcgctgcagccaggctgcaaCCAGGCTTGTTACGACCAGGCTTTCCCCATTTCTCACATAAGGTACTGGGTGTTCCAGATCATCATGGTGTGCACTCCCAGCCTATGCTTTATAACGTACTCCGTTCACCAGTCTGCTAAACAAAGGGAACGGAGGTACTCCACTGTCTTCCTTACCTTGGAAAGGGACCAGGATTCAATGAAGCGTGAGGACAGTAAGAAAATCAAGAACACTATTGTCAATGGGGTGCTGCAGAACACTGAGAACTCCACCAAAGAGGCAGAACCAGACTGCTTAGAAGTGAAGGAAATCCCCAATCCTGCTATCAGAACTACAAAGTCAAAGATGAGGAGGCAAGAAGGCATTTCTCGATTTTATATCATCCAAGTGGTCTTTCGAAATGCCCTAGAGATTGGATTCTTAGTGGGACAGTATTTTCTGTATGGATTCAATGTCCCTTCCATGTACGAATGTGACAGATATCCTTGCATTAAAGAAGTAGAGTGCTATGTCTCTAGACCCACTGAGAAGACTGTATTCTTGGTGTTCATGTTTGCTGTCAGTGGGATTTGTGTGGTGCTTAATTTGGCAGAACTGAACCATTTGGGCTGGAGAAAGATCAAAATGGCAGTGAGAGGAGTACAGGCAAAAAGGAAATCCATATACGAAATCAGAAATAAGGACCTGCCAAGAATGAGCATGCCTAACTTTGGCAGGACTCAGTCAAGTGACTCAGCTTATGTGTGA